From the genome of Aggregicoccus sp. 17bor-14:
CCGCCGCCTTGTCGCTCTTGGTCGCGTCCCGGTAGAGGATGGAGGCGCAGCCCTCGGGGCTGATGACCGAGTAGATGCTGTTCTGCATCATCAGCACGCGGTTGCCCACGCCGATGGCCAGCGCGCCGCCCGAGCCGCCCTCGCCCACCACGGTGGAGATGACCGGCACCTTGAGCCGGCTCATCACCTCCAGGTTCACCGCGATCGCCTCCGCCTGGCCGCGCTCCTCGGCGCCCAGGCCGGGGTAGGCGCCCGGCGTGTCGATGAAGGTGAGGATGGGCTTCTCGAAGCGCTCGGCCAGCTCCATCAGCCGGCGCGCCTTGCGGTAGCCCTCCGGGCGCGGCATCCCGAAGTTGCGCGCCATGTTCTCCTTGGTGTTGCGCCCCTTCTGGTGGCCCATCACCAGCACCGGCTGCCCGTCCAGGCGCGCGAAGCCGCCCACGATGGAGGGGTCCTCTCCGAAGTGGCGGTCGCCCGCCAGCTCGCAGAAGTCGGTGAACAGGAGGTTCACGTAGTCCAGGAAGTACGGCCGCGCGTTGTGACGCGACAGCTGCGTGACCTGCCAGCGGGTGAGGTCGCTGAAGATCTTCGTCTGGAGGGTCTTCGCCTTCTTCTCGAGCTTGGAGATCTCCGAGCTGACGTCCACCGAGCCGCTCTCCGAGAGCGTCTTCAGTTCGTCGATCTTCTTCTCCAGCTCGATGAGCGGGCGCTCGAAGTCGAGCGCGTAGCCAGTGCCAGTCGCCATGGGCGCCGGAACTAGCACCCCCCTCCGGGCCTTTCAATGCACATGCTGTTACGCAGTGCGGCGCCGGAAGGGGCTGGGGGCGTGGCTGCTAGGCCGCCTTGATCTTCGCGGTGGCGCTCAGCGCGTACCACGCGGTGCGGAAGGCCTTGAGCTCGCGCAGGCCGGCCGGGTGGCGGCCCAGGGCGGGCGCCACCGTGACGGGCAGGCCGATCTTCTTCTCCACGGCCTTGGCCACGTTGAGCTCCACCTTGCGGCGGTTCTCGCACTTGGGGCAGGTGCTCTTGGGCAGCACGCGGTTCACCAGCACGCGCTCCACCTGCAGCTTGTGCTCCTTGAGGTACTCCACGAGCCGCTCGGTGCGCGCCGCCGCGAGCTCCTCGCCGCGGGTGACCACCACGAAGCGGCTCTCGCTCGGGCTGGCCAGCGCCGCCTCGAAGCGCTGCACGTGCTTGAGCATGGCGTTCACGTCGTCCGCGAGCTCGGCGAGCCCCTTGGTGCGGTACTTCGAGAGCAGCTCGGCGAGCGCCGTGAACCAGGCGCGCGCGGTGTGCGCGAGCTCCACCACGCGCACGCCCGTGGTGCTGGGGGACGGGTCCACCACGATGCGCTTGAAGCGCTCCTGCACCAGCGCGTCCGTGAGGCAGCTGAGCGCCGCGAGCTCGTCGATGCCCGGGGGCGCGCAGTCCAGCAGGTTGCGCAGGGCGGCGAGGTCCGCGGGGATGTCCTTCTCGCCCTTCGCAGGCACGCCGAAGCCCTTCTCGGCCTTCTCCTTGAGCCGCTTGCGCAGGGCGTTGAACCAGCCCGCCACGTCCAGCTCGCGCGCGTACAGGCCCTTGGTGCCCTTCACCTGGGTCTCGGTGTCGGTGAGCCGGCTCTGCAGCACGTCCGAGAGCGAGTGCGCGGGGTCCGTGGAGATGAGGAGCACGGGGCCCTCCTTCTCCGTCAGCGTCACCGCGGCGGCCGCAGCGCAGGAGCTCTTGCCCACCCCGCCCTGCCCCACGAAGAAGATGAGGCGCGTGGGCGGCAGCGGCGGCGCGGCGATGGGCGGCATGGACGGGGCGCGCACGAGCGCCGGGGGCCCCTCGGCGGCCGAGAACTCCAGCGCCTTGGTCTCCTTGCCCGCCTTCCACTCCTTCGCCAGCACCTTGAGGTCGTCCAGGCCGCGCGGCGCCTCCTCGCGCTTGGCGAGCAGCGCCACCGGCAGCGCCTTGTCCAGCAGGTGGTACTTGCGCACGTGGGGGGCCTGCAGGCCGCGGCGGCCCGCGCACGCGGGGCAGCCGGTGTGGTCCTCCACCTGGTTCACCACCACCTCGTTCACCGGGATGCCGCGCTCGCGCAGCTGCGCGTAGAGCATGCGCGTCTGGGCCTCGGCCACCGGCTCACCGAGCGTGACCAGGTGGAACGCCGAGCGGGTGCCGTCCTTGAGCAGCGCGAGCAGGCGCTCCACCCGGCTACCCACCTCGCCGAGGAAGCCGCCCGCGCCGGGGGCCTCCACGGGCTCGGCCTTCGCCGCCTTGCCCGCCTTGGCAGGCTTCTCCGGCACGCCCTTCACCAGGCCGAGGAACTTGCGCAGGCTCGTGGGCAGGTCGAAGAGGCGCAGCGTGTGCGCCGTGGGGGCCGCGTCCAGCACCACGCGGTCGAAGGTGCCCGCCTCGAGCAGCTCCACCACGTTGAGCAGGCCCACCAGCTCCTCGAGCCCGGGCACCGCCTGGCTGTAGAGCTTGCCCAGGTCCTCGTCGCTGAGCAGCTGGCCCTTCGTCGCCGCCTTCTGCAGCGCGGGCACGTACTGCGCGAGGAAGGGCTTCATCACGAGCGACGGGTCGAACTCGGCCGCGTACAGGCCGCCCTCGCCCTTGCCGGCGACGAGCTTCACGGGCTTGCCCGCGAGCTTCTTCTTCACCACGTCCGAGAGCGCGCCCGAGCCGTCCAGCGAGAGCAGCAGCACCTTCTGCTTCGGCGCGTCGTCCGCCAGGCGCATCGCGTAGGCAGCTGCCAGGGTGGTCTTTCCAGACCCGCCCTTGCCGCCGAAGAAGTGGAGAACGTGCGCGTCGCTCATTGCCCTGTGGCCTTCCTAACCCTCGCAGGCGGCGCCGGAGGCGCTGGCGGCTCAAGTGCCACAGCGCAGGCAGCCGGGATGCCAGGCGAGGAGACGGCCACCGGGCTCTCCGAGGGTGAAATAGGGCCCCAGAATCCCCCGCCGGGAGGCCAAAAGTCAAGCAGTGGCGCGGGTTTTCGCACCCCGGGCGGGGCGCGTGCGGGGCGCTCGCGGCGGGCGCCGGAGGGGCTCGCTGCAGGCGCCCGGAGAGGTGCCTAAAGGTGCGGAACCAGGGCAGAAGGGAGCACGGGCCGGACCCGCTCCCGGCCCGCGCAGGACCCCGGAAAACGCGGGGTCGCGGGCGCCCCGTCCGGCCGCCCTCCAGGCAGCACGGCGGACGCACGGCGCGGGCCCGGACGGCGGGCCCGCTCCGCGGGCTCAACCAGCGCTCCGCGCCGCTTCGCTCAGCGGGCGTCTCAGCGCACGAGGACGTTGGAGCTGCCGAAGCTGGCCGCCTCTACGCCCTTCACCAGGCTGTTCGGCTCGCCGGGGCCGCCCTGCTGGCGGGCCTCGGCGGCGTAGCGGTTGAGCTTGTTGTAGAGCGTCTTCTCGCTCACCCCGAGGCTCTCCGCGGTGCGCGCCTTGTTGTTCCCGTTCCGCTGCAGGCTGCCGAGGATGTACTCGCGCTCCACCGCGTCCAGGCTGAGCCCGTAGGGGAGCCGGAAGCTGTGGCGCTCGGGGCCCTTGCCGGCCATGTCGGGCGGCAGGTGCTCGCGCAGGATGAGCTCGCCGTCGCAGAGGATGACGGCGCGCTCCACCGCGTTGCGCAGCTCGCGGATGTTGCCCGGCCAGTCGTGGTTCTTGAGCATCTCCATCGCGTCCGGGTGCACGCCGGACACGCGCTTGGCGCTGTCGCCCTTGAACTTCTCCACGAAGTACTGGACGAGGATGGGGATGTCCTCGCGGCGATCGCGCAGCGGCGGCAGCGGGACCTGGAACACGTTGAGGCGGAAGTAGAGGTCCTCGCGGAAGCGCTGCGCCTTGATCTCGGCCTTGAGGTCGCGGTTCGTGGCGCACAGCACGCGCACGTCCACCTCGAGCTCCACCTTGCCGCCGAGCCGCCGCAGCCGCCCCTCCTCGAGCACGCGCAAGAGCTTCGCCTGCAGCTCGATGGGGATCTCGCCGAGCTCGTCCAGGAACAGCGTGCCGCCGTGGGCGAGCTCGAACACGCCGGGGCGGCGCTGGTCCGCGCCGGTGAAGGCGCCGCGCTCGTGGCCGAAGATCTCGCTCTCGATCAGCGTGGCCGGGATGGAGGCGCAGTTGATCGCGATGAAGGGCTTGTCGCGCCGGGTGGAGAGGTTGTGGATGGCGCGCGCCACCATCTCCTTGCCGGTGCCGCTCTCGCCGGAGATGGCCACGCTCGCCTTGGAGGGGGCCACGCGCTCGATGAGCTCGAACACCCGGCGCATCGGCGCCGACTGCCCGATGAACTCGGTGGAGCCCAGCTGCTTGAGGCGCCGGCGCAGGCCCTGCACCTCGCGCATCGTCTCCTTCTTCTCCAGCGCCCGGTCGATGCAGACCTTCAGCCGCGCGGTGTCCAGCGGCTTGACGATGAAGTCGTAGGCGCCCTCCTTGATGGCCTCCACGGCCGCGGAGATGGTGCCGTTGCCCGTGAGGAACACCACGGGGCAGTCCGGCAGCTCCTCCTTCAGCGCGCGCAGCAGCCAGAGCCCATCGGTCTCGGGCATCGCCAGGTCCGAGAGCACCACGTCCGGACGGAACTCGCCTGCCTTTCGCAGGGCGTCGTGTCCATCGAACGCGGTCTCGACCTTGTGGCCCCACGCGCTGAGCATCTCTGCCAGCGCCTCGCAGGTGCCACGCTCGTCATCGACGGCCAGGATTCGTGCACTGCCCAAGGGACTACCTCCAGCATGCTGCGTGAGAGTACGAAGACAGGGGGCCGGGCCCGGCGCGCTCGCCGCGGGGTCCGACCGATGCGCGCGGCGCTCGAATTACGCGCGCGAGAAGACGAGGCGGCAGGTGCCGCCCCGCAGCTGAAGCTCTACGCCGAGCCGCGCACACGCGCGCTCGAGCCCCGCCACCGCCCCGGGCGCCCGCTCCTGCGCGATGTCGGTGGCCTCCACCACCTCCAGCACCACGCGCGCGCCCTCCCCCCTCGCCACCACCGCCACCTCGCTGCCGGCCTCGGCGCGCTCGAAGGCGCGCAGCACGGGCTGCAGCAGCAGGAAGCCCAGCTCCGACAGGTCCGCGAGCCGCACGTTCAGGCCCGCCTCGACTGCCGGCTGCACCTTGATGCGCCGCCGGCGCCCCTCGTGCCCCAGCACCGCGAGCACCCGCTCCAGCGTCTCGGAGAGGCTCGCCTCGCCCGAGGGCCCCGCGCGGTGCACGAGGAACTCCGCGAACTGGCGCAGGATGCCGTCCACGCGCGCCACCTGCTCGCGCATCGCGCGCAGGTTCTTCGCCTGCCCCGCGGGCACCTCGCCGTCCTCGCCCTTCAGCTTCTCGTTGAGGACCTCCAGGTTGATTGCGAGCGCGTTGAGCGGGTTGCGCACGTCGTGCAGGAGGCTCTCCACGAGCGGCGGCACCGCCGCGTAGCGCGCCGCGTCGAGCACCTCGTCGCCGCCCGCCTGCGCGTCGGATACACTGGTCACAGCCGTCGAGATAACCAACGGAAACTCCTCACGTTTGATGCTTGCCCGTCCCCTCCCCGCCCTGCTGCGGCGAGGATTTAGGAATGGGTACCCGGGGCGTCAACCCTCGGTCAGTAATTCTTGCCGCGAGTGGCAAATTCCCGTTGGGGAACAGGTACTTAGGGAGGGCCCGAAGTGTCCGGGGGCAGACGTTCGGCGCGCGCGCCGCAGCGGCTCCATCCGCTAGCGGACAGAGTGCGGGCCGGGGAGCCGATGGACGGGATCAGGAAGCGGGCGCCTAGGGCGCCGCGGGCGGGAGCGCGGCGTTGCCGAGCCCCACCAGCTCCAGCTGCAGGCGCGCGGCGTACTCGAAGATGCGCGGGTCCCGGTAGAACTCGCCGTACACGATGCGCCGGCAGCCGCTGTTGGCGATGAGCTTGAAGCAGGGCCAGCAGGGGCTCGCCGTCGTGTAGATGGTGGCCCCGTCGATCGCCACCCCGTTCTTCGCGGCCTGGATGATCGCGTTCGCCTCCGCG
Proteins encoded in this window:
- a CDS encoding acetyl-CoA carboxylase carboxyltransferase subunit alpha; this encodes MATGTGYALDFERPLIELEKKIDELKTLSESGSVDVSSEISKLEKKAKTLQTKIFSDLTRWQVTQLSRHNARPYFLDYVNLLFTDFCELAGDRHFGEDPSIVGGFARLDGQPVLVMGHQKGRNTKENMARNFGMPRPEGYRKARRLMELAERFEKPILTFIDTPGAYPGLGAEERGQAEAIAVNLEVMSRLKVPVISTVVGEGGSGGALAIGVGNRVLMMQNSIYSVISPEGCASILYRDATKSDKAADALKLTAKDLLEMNVIDEVIPEPAGGAHRDPAKAAEAMGKVLRKHLGQLVGMSADELIKDRYERFRKLGVFTGR
- a CDS encoding ArsA family ATPase; amino-acid sequence: MSDAHVLHFFGGKGGSGKTTLAAAYAMRLADDAPKQKVLLLSLDGSGALSDVVKKKLAGKPVKLVAGKGEGGLYAAEFDPSLVMKPFLAQYVPALQKAATKGQLLSDEDLGKLYSQAVPGLEELVGLLNVVELLEAGTFDRVVLDAAPTAHTLRLFDLPTSLRKFLGLVKGVPEKPAKAGKAAKAEPVEAPGAGGFLGEVGSRVERLLALLKDGTRSAFHLVTLGEPVAEAQTRMLYAQLRERGIPVNEVVVNQVEDHTGCPACAGRRGLQAPHVRKYHLLDKALPVALLAKREEAPRGLDDLKVLAKEWKAGKETKALEFSAAEGPPALVRAPSMPPIAAPPLPPTRLIFFVGQGGVGKSSCAAAAAVTLTEKEGPVLLISTDPAHSLSDVLQSRLTDTETQVKGTKGLYARELDVAGWFNALRKRLKEKAEKGFGVPAKGEKDIPADLAALRNLLDCAPPGIDELAALSCLTDALVQERFKRIVVDPSPSTTGVRVVELAHTARAWFTALAELLSKYRTKGLAELADDVNAMLKHVQRFEAALASPSESRFVVVTRGEELAAARTERLVEYLKEHKLQVERVLVNRVLPKSTCPKCENRRKVELNVAKAVEKKIGLPVTVAPALGRHPAGLRELKAFRTAWYALSATAKIKAA
- the nla6 gene encoding enhancer binding protein Nla6, which encodes MGSARILAVDDERGTCEALAEMLSAWGHKVETAFDGHDALRKAGEFRPDVVLSDLAMPETDGLWLLRALKEELPDCPVVFLTGNGTISAAVEAIKEGAYDFIVKPLDTARLKVCIDRALEKKETMREVQGLRRRLKQLGSTEFIGQSAPMRRVFELIERVAPSKASVAISGESGTGKEMVARAIHNLSTRRDKPFIAINCASIPATLIESEIFGHERGAFTGADQRRPGVFELAHGGTLFLDELGEIPIELQAKLLRVLEEGRLRRLGGKVELEVDVRVLCATNRDLKAEIKAQRFREDLYFRLNVFQVPLPPLRDRREDIPILVQYFVEKFKGDSAKRVSGVHPDAMEMLKNHDWPGNIRELRNAVERAVILCDGELILREHLPPDMAGKGPERHSFRLPYGLSLDAVEREYILGSLQRNGNNKARTAESLGVSEKTLYNKLNRYAAEARQQGGPGEPNSLVKGVEAASFGSSNVLVR
- a CDS encoding histidine kinase, giving the protein MTSVSDAQAGGDEVLDAARYAAVPPLVESLLHDVRNPLNALAINLEVLNEKLKGEDGEVPAGQAKNLRAMREQVARVDGILRQFAEFLVHRAGPSGEASLSETLERVLAVLGHEGRRRRIKVQPAVEAGLNVRLADLSELGFLLLQPVLRAFERAEAGSEVAVVARGEGARVVLEVVEATDIAQERAPGAVAGLERACARLGVELQLRGGTCRLVFSRA
- a CDS encoding cytidine/deoxycytidylate deaminase family protein; translated protein: MADTRSSWDQYFMDIARQVASRATCDRKHVGALLVRDKTILSTGYNGSIRGLPHCSEVGHLMENGHCVATVHAEANAIIQAAKNGVAIDGATIYTTASPCWPCFKLIANSGCRRIVYGEFYRDPRIFEYAARLQLELVGLGNAALPPAAP